The Tenrec ecaudatus isolate mTenEca1 chromosome 8, mTenEca1.hap1, whole genome shotgun sequence DNA window TTTAAcagtgggaggaaggagaagaCATCAGTCCAGAGGGTACCCTGCAATGTAGACATGCAACAAGGCACGAGGAGCCAGGAGCTGACTGGGGTTGAGCAATCCCCAGCAAGGACTAGGGTCAGGAAGAAGCTGGGCATCCATCCAGCTGAGGGCAGGCCACAGGCCTCTCTCACCACTGTGAGCCCGTTCCTGAGCACCTAGCTCTGGCTGGTGGATGAAGACACTGGGACCAGGATGTGGAGCCAGCCCCAAATGCCTCTTCGCTGGTCTTTTTATAGGGAAAAAGCACCCTTCTtgagtttgtgttttgttctgatttCCTACTCCCCTTTAGAAGAAGCCATTTCCCTGAGAACCTAAAACAGCTGTTTCAGTGGATGTggggctctccctccctcaccaagAGGTTCTATGTTGTCAGAGgggcccttttccctgggttgagaGTGCAAGGCATCAGGAGACACAGTGAGCTGGCACCACACGGTGTCCCAGGACCCTAACAGACGAGCAGATCTTCCCTCACCTGGTCTGAGGTAGATGGGGACTCCCAAGCCCCAGCCCATGCCAGCCCTTTGCGGGGTCATGGAGATAGAGAGGAGGGGTTCCTCTActctgcacctgggacagggggCCATTGGGGTGGCTTGGGTGACATGGAAGATCATTTGTGGAGGGAGGTAGAAGGCCATGGGTCCTGAGAGATGTGGTTCCAGCGGGACTGAGGGGTAGTAGGCCTGGAGGCTCTGGCTCGGCATGGGTGCACGGCGCTGGGAACCAAGCTGACCGTGGTGGGGCACACGTTCCTTTCCGCTGATCCTGCTGCTGCAGGGAGCTGACCGTGGTGGGGCACACGTTCCTTTCCGCTGATCCTGCTGCtgcaggggcggggtgggggggagcagaaAGCGAAGGACACACAGTGATCTTTTCAAGCAGCACAGCCCGGGTCCCTAGTCCCACCAacacctgccctccctcttacTTCTGAAGGACAAGGCAGCCCTGCCTGGCATCGCCACCCTGGCCGCTCCTCCCTGCCACGCTGCCTCAGTGCAGGAGTGGGCCTGGCTCTCTTACCAGGGCGAGGTGGCGAAGGCAGCAGTGGAGCTCCCGGGCTGCGTCCGGCTGGGAGCCGCCTCTCAAAGTGTCCTGGAACACggcagctgcctcctcaaagcgcTTTGGTCCAGGGGCATTGGAAAGAAGAGTGTGGTAAGTGCTCAGGGGATGAGGGAGCCACAGCTGCTCTGGTTCCAAGGGGCCCCAGCTGCCAGGACCGCAGGCTGTGACAGGAGGAGCTTCCTAGAAAACCTGTTCCTGCAGAGCCTGGTGGGCCCCCTCCTGGCCAGGTCCCTCCCACCACTTACCTGCAGCCCCATCAGAGCCTTGCCCAGGCGGAAGAGGCCTCGGGGCCAGCCAGGACGAAGGGTAAGAGCCACCTGGGCATCCGCCAGCGCCCACGCTGGCTGACCCAGCCGCTCGTGGCAGAAGGAACGGTTTCCAAATAACCTGCCAGGAAGTGGCCCAAAGTCAGTGTCCGGAGCACCTTGCCCTGCTCTTAGTTCCCAGCAGTGCAGCCGGTTCCGCACCTACCGGTGGTCCCGGGGGTTGAGCTTCAAGGCCTGGGTGAAGAGGGCCACGGCCTCGCGGTAGAAGCCATTTTGGGCCAAGTGGGTTCCCAAGTCTGGGCAAGAAAGAGAAGGAAGGTTCACACGGGGCCACCCTCGGGAGGGCAGGGCGAGGGGGCGAGAAGGAGTCTCACTTGCTAGCTCCTGGCTCTGCTGTGAGGCCGCTGCCAGCAGTCCGGGAGACACCTAGGGACGGGGACAAAGTcaagcaggccctgggctcctgCTCCTTTGTTCACACCACGTCAGTCATTGCTGCTCATCTCACAGCATCCCTTCAGGAGGGCCATCGTCCCGCTCTTAGGTGGCAGTCACAGATCCTGTCAGTCAATTGATCCAGCACCCTTCCCCATCGTGTGACCTCCCAGGGATTGCTGACACCCATTCCCTGCTGGTCCTATGAAGGACCGCCCACCCTCCTCACCTCAGCCTTGGGACTCTGCCTGGGGCTCTCTTCTCTTGGAGGGCTCCCTTCCTCTTGGTCCCTCTTCCTCTGGGGGTCCTGGCTCCTGCCTGGGGGGTCCTGGCTCAGCCTTTTGCCTCTACGGGCCTGAGGGGGCCAATCCCCAACTTTGCGCAAGGCTAGAGACACAAACGAGCTGGAAAGATCCAGCGAGTCCTGTGGGCAGAGAGGGGTGTGGTCAGGGGAGGGGTGGGCAATGAAGAGTACCCtagagcagggggaggggaggtgggcagagggccaataggggaggaagggagttctcacctcctcctcctcacactGTTCCTGAGCCAGGTgcctggggctgggaggggggctCTCATCCCCATGCAGGCTGTCCTTGGCCTGGAAGGAAGGGGACAGACAGAGTTGAGACCGGCCTGAACTACGGCTGGCGCTCAGTGTGCTTCTCGGTTGACTGTGGACACTCACTGTGGCCTTCCTGCCATCCTGCTCCAAGCGCTCCTGCAACTTCCGTTCCTTTTGACGCTGTGAGGACAAGGGTGACGATGACAGCATTGACTACATGGAATGTCCTGGGCCAAGACCTTCACGCGCTGGCTCACTCGATCCCTGCCACTCTAGGAAGCAGGCCTTCCCAGGGAGCATGGCCCTCATTGTACAGGTTAAGGAACCAAACCAGCAACAGAACAGGAGTCCCCAGCCAGGGGTCGCAGTGAAGAGGGAGGCAGGTTCAGGCCAAGTAGAAGAGGGGACCCCAGCGCCCAGGCTGGAATCATCCTGTCATTTGGCTTCTAGGAAGAGCTGCACCCCCCAGCCCCTGAGCCCATAGACCGTGAGCTCTCCCCCGTGCTCCCTAAGAATACCCACCGCATCCCCAGAGCCCCCATGCTCCCGCCCCTCCTGCCTCCCAgccaccttcttcttcagccGCTTCTTCTCCGCTTTCTGCTTCGCTCTCTCCTCCTCAGCCACCAGCTCCTCAGCCAGCCGGTTAGCTTCCTGAACAGAGGAGGGAAGgtgagaaagagagaagagagtgaATGAGAAGACCAAAGAGAGGCAGGCGGTGTGTAAAAAGGCTTGGAAGGCGTAGATCAGGGCAGTAAAGCGATGGAAACATGGGCTGGAAGGACCTCGGGGAGGTGGTGCATCTCCTGCCTCCTGAGCATCTTACCTCTTCAGTTACTAGGATCCTCTGGGGCATGACCACCTGAAACAGACTGTCTGACTCGTGGAGGAAGGATGCCGAGGCAGCGGGGCTTTGAGGCCCGGGCCTCGCCTCTTGGGGAGAGGACAGAAAGGCCTTCCGGAAACCACAGTAGGTCCCTAGTCCCTTGGCCTCCTTGCCTCCTTCACTCTGCTCAGATGTTTTGGCCTCATGGCAGAGCTGGTTCTGGAAGTAATCTgtcgggaggagagagagagcagggggCTAGAGAGGGCCATCATCCTCAACTGGGGGCTCCTGCGGGCGGGCACCAGCCTCAGCCTGGCCCCACCCCTGCACTCCCCACCTTGGTGGCGCCCCTGCAGCCGCCTACAGCTCCCATCTGCGCAGCTCCAGTGCAGGCCCCTGGGACCTGGTTCCACCAGCTGTCCAAGAAAATCctgggaaagggggaacggaggctggtgtttgggggtggggaggcctcTGGGAGAGGGCAAAGGGCGTGGCCAGGCTGACTCCTCCCCCAAGGGAGCTACAAACAAGCCACTGAGGCCAGAGATCTCTCCCACTTTGGCCCCTCATCTGCTCCCAGCTTTCctggaacaccccccccccccacacacacacaccttacacTGCTTCCTTCTGGGGATTGAGCATGGCACGCAGCccgccctcctcctccacctgccACTAGGTCGGCTACGCAGAGCAGGCCCCGGGTGGGGTGGGAGTCCTGGTACCTGCTCTTtccacttcattcttttttttttaatttatttttattttttttattttttaaacaatttatttccACTTCATTCTTATCAAATCCTTGCCACCCCCTCGGACCCACCCTGGGGGCTGCTCGCCACCCGAAGGCGTGCAGGGCGCTTGGCACTCTCCTCCCTGTATTGGGGTTGCCCCACACATCACAAGGCTGAGTGGGCAGCAATGACTTTCGGCTCAAAAACTTCCAGTGAGTCCTGGCTGCTGGGGCACCAGATGGAGCCTTGTGGGTCTGTCAGGGAAGCaccagctgttaaccacaaggtcagcggttcaaaattcCAGCTTCTCGGAGGGGCCCGAGATGCAGAGGCAggctgctcctgggaagagtgtcagcctcagaagccctgtatggatagtcactaggagttggaaaggaccccttcacagggtttttttttttttgttaccaggacaacaggcaaGATGTCCTCTAGCTCCTCGGTCTGGAATGTGAAGCCTTCCAAAAAGCTCTTTTGCTGGCTTTTCCCAACTTCTCTTATAACCCTCCTTTGCTTCTCTGCTTTCTGACACCAGGCTCCGCCTTACCTTGGGGACTTCCTCCACTACCTTTGAACCTCTCCAGCGGTGACCTCACCTTATCATCCTATCTCCTCCTACCTCGGAGGTTCAAATCCCTTTCCTCTTCAAGCCTTACCAGACCCTCCTGTTCTCTGATTATGTCTGCCCTCTTGAACCAAGCTGTGCTTAGTCTAGAAGGTACAACTGAGAACCGTATGATTCAGCGTTTTTTATGGCTCTCCTACTGGGCGAGGCAGCATGGAGCTACAGAGAGCTCTACTGGAGGGGAGCCACTGGCAGCCTGTGTTGGTGTGGGACTTGGTGCTTAACTCCCTAGGCCTGAGGGCCCACATCCACAAAACGAGGCTCTTCAGGGCCTGGCCCAGATACCCTGTGGGTCTGATGAGGGCCATTTTCCTCAGTTAGCAGAAGGGCCAGAGGGCAGGGACCTGCAGGTCCCTTTGTGGCCTAATTAGATCTAGAAACAGAGCAGCTGCTCCCCAAGTGGCTGGCGGAATAAGGACCGTAGAAGGCACACACAACTGCAGGCAGCACCTCCGATCACTGCGGTCTGCGCACCTTTCCAGCTGATTTCAGACACAGCCCGGCTGGCCTGACCGCAGGAGGCCTGTTGCAAGAGCTCCTTCATCTACAACTGTTAGGCTCAATTTCCTGGTGGGTCTGTTTCTGCCTTTCCCCCCCAGCGCAGTCTATATTATTCTTTTTATCGTGAATTGGGGGACGGATCACAAAGCAGATCCGTGTTTGTTCCACTCAGTTCATACACACTTTATGTCATTTGACTGCCCTCCTAACAATGTGCCATCAGTTCCCCCAGCCTCCACCCCCAGCCATGTTCCCAGTATTCTAAGCTTCCTgcgctttgtccttgggtaaatgctgctcttttgatctcaaatggctgattattccCCTATTGTTTGGCTGGATAGTGAGCCAGGAGGTggggttcatttccagacctgaagggtactGAAAAGCCATAATCTTGGGGGTTCCACCTATCTCTAGCCAACCATTAAgcctaatttttttaaagaaataacttTTAGTTTTGTTCCCCAGTGTTCTCCCTCTCTACCTAGGCGCTTCACctgggatccctttcagagtcaTTTGGAGTGGGAGCTGAGCACCAGCTCCTTCAGGTCTCAGCCGTGGATGGAGGCTGATGGGCATGTGGTCCCCAtgcatcttccatgtccctcaccCTTCTTTCCTGCACGTGGGAAGAGACCTTTCTGGGCCGCAGGTGCCACTTACCAAAGTAGATTGTACAACATTGCCTTTGTGGACGGCATGTGACATCCACTGACCCGGGGTCTCCCGAGACTATTGTCCCGAACCCCCTTCCCGCCCAAGCAACTCGCTGGTTAAGTCCAAGGAGCTTTCATACATCTCTATGCCACTCTCCTCGTTCACTGTATGGCCATGCCCATTCTGGCCCTCCAAGACCTTTCTGAATGTCtcctctcttctgacagggcccaTGTAGCCACAGCCGGCTCCTCAAGCCAGCCAAGGACATGCCCCTCGCAGGGCTCcgcccttccccccccacccccctgcccgctGTCCTCCTTGTTATTTCCTCTGCCTGGAATGCTCTTTCCCCAGTAGCTGGTTTATTGCTTAGTCCACTTCAGCTctcccctcctccaggaagccttatcTGACCATCTTTTTCTCTTTGTACAGAGTAGCCTCCCAACTGCTCCCAGCCCTCCTGCTCTGCCTTTCCCCAACCCTGTATTTGGCATACTAAGTTGTCTGTGTGGTGACTGGTTGTCCCACTCATTTCAAATTCACTCCAAGCCGgatttttgggggtggtggtggtggtggggtgcctTTTGGTTTACCATCAAAGTCTAGGACAGTGTTTGGTACGCAGCAGATGATCCTCTGTGTGTTTTAAATGGATGAACCGAGGCAACGAGATCGGTGAGGAGGCTGTTCTAATGGAGAGGCAGCCTACAAGTTCTCAAGTATACAGTGAATTTGGGATTTACCCTGTCGTTGGTGAGAGTTGATAAACTTAACTGAGATAGCACCGGAGGGAGATGGAGATGACTCTTGGAATGGCTAATTAGCAGGCAATTACAATAGGTCGGGCCAAAGAGAATGAATCCCACTGAGGCAGAGGCCGGGATGAATTTGGGACACTTCAGAAGTGGAGTTTACCGCCGGACTAAATATGTGTGGTAGAGGAAAGAATCAGGGTAACCGGGCTTCTCAGAAGTCTGGATTAAGCAACTGGATGGGAGTTTGAGTTAATAATCAATTTGGAGAGTGGAGAAAAGCAATGGACAAGCACAGAGAAACCAACCTGAGTCTGGTGGCTTTAAACTTTACATGAGAGGTCCAGGCAGTTGGAAGGAGAGCTTCTTCGTGCTCTCAGGCCTGCTCCGGTCTCTGCTCGGCTTGACATTCAAACCAAGCCCGGCCCCGCAGGCTCCTCACTGCCTGACCAAATCGCACGCCAGAGCTGTCCCCTTCACTTTCACCGGTCCCGTCTGAGCACCGCGTTTCCGCGGAAGAACTCCTAGGGGCCTTCCTTTGCCCGATCCTGCCCAGGTCACGCTTTTACCCGGGCAGCATCGTGGTCCCCCTCTGCGGGTCCCGCGCCCCTCGGTCATGCTCCCCCCTTCCAGACCCCGGAGCCGCGAGCGGGGACGGGCCCTTGTCAGGCGCCAGCGCCCCTCGAAGGCGGTGTGGCCGGGGTACAGCGGACCCAGGGCGCCGGAGCCCCTTTACCTCTCCGCCGTAGTCTTCGGGACCGAATTCCGTGCAGAGTTGGGGGGCAGCAGCGACCCCCAGCGGGCAGCCGGGCCGCAGATCCCCTGCTACGGGAAAGGAGGACGGCTCAACGCCAGGGGCCTTCGAGTCGGCGGGGAAGCCCGAGCCCCCCGCGCCCGGCGCGAAGCTACAGCCCTGACCAAACCGTCCCCGGGCGGACGCCGAGGCCAGCCTGGCCCCCTGCACCCCCTCCCGTGCCGCGACGGCCGCTCACCTAGCTTGATCCGCCCCACAGCCTTCGGAACCGGCGCCATCCCTGGTCCGCGGTGACCCGAAAGTGAAAGATGTTTTGGAATTCGATACGGGCCGGAGGGCGGGGTGGGACCGCGCGGGTGGCCATCTTTACTAGGGGCAGAAGCCTCCGGTTACGGGGCGCCGGAGGCCCCAGCAGCGCTGCCCAGGCTCCCGGCCCGGGCCGGCCCTGGGGACGGGGCGGAGTCCCGGCTGCGCTGGCGTTGGGCCCAGCCCGGCCGAGGGAGGGGATCGTTCGGTCGGGTCGCGACCTGCCGGGGCCAGATGGCCCAGACATCTCGATCGAGTGGCCTTCTGCCCCCGCTTGCGTCCGTGTCGCCGCTGTGGGTGCAGTCCGGGGGCGCTGGCGAGGAGCCGTGGGAAGGCAGGCGGGCGGACGCCCTCCCCGGGGCGGACCGCGGCTGGCGGGGGCCGCCCGTTGCTTGGAGCGCCTCGCGCCTGGAGCCCTGGTCCGGCGGAGCTGCTGCGGGAGCTCGGTGGTGCGCGGGGCCGCCGCCGGAGCTGGAGGCTGGGGCGCCCGCGTGGACGCGGGAGCCGGCGACAGGCCGCCCGATCCCGCCCGAGCTGCAGCGCCTCCGGGCCGTGCTGCTGCGGCTGCAGCGCGAGCGCGAGCAGCTCCTCCGGGCCCGTGACTACGCCCGCCACCTGCAAGCGGCCGTGCGCCTCCTGGGGACCCTGAGTCCGGGCACCGCACCGCCGGGCCCCGGGCCCTTGCTCCAGCTGTGCCGCGACCTGCTGCCGCACCCTCCCCGCGGGGCTGGTCCGCGCACCCGGCGCCTGGAGCCGCTGCTCCTGACGCGCCTGGTCGGACTAGCCACCCAGCGCCTGGATGCTACCGTGGAGATGCAGCTCCGAGCGCTGGGCCGGGCGCCCTCCGGCCCGGCCCTGTCATCCCAACTCGCCgagctgctgctggtgctgcCCACCTACCACCAGCTGCTGGGGAGGGCCGTGAGCCGCGTGCCTGGAGCCGCGCGGCCCTTCCCCCGGACCCGAGTGCTCCGCCTCCTGGCTGGGGAACGGGGTTGCCAGGTGGCCGGTCGGTTGGCCGTGGCATCGAGCTTGCGGGACCAGCTTCGCAGGCAGTGCCAAGAGGAGCGGGAGCTGCTGCCGGGGCtgctggggctgctggggggCGTGGCGGGCTCATGCAGCAGCGGACTGGGCCTTGGAGAGGCGGGGGCCCTGTGGAGCCAGTACTGGACCCTGCTGTGGGCAGCCTGTGCCCAGAGTCTGGGCTTGAAGCTGGGCCCTTGGAAGGACCCCAGGACAGCGGCACAGCAGCTGGGTCAGGCACTGGGGCAGGGTGAGTCACGGGCTGCTGTAGGCCCTTGGGAAGGTCGGGGGCTCTTCCTAAGTCCTCTTAATCAGCTCCCTCATCCGCTTGCCTGACTACAAAAGCAGACCCTTTGTAGGTCAATCGAATGGCCCCCGCTTTCCATCCCGCCTCTGTGTTCAAGAGGTAGCCGCTCTCTCCTGGGCTCCTCCATGACTGGGCGGGCAGTGGTGGAGGGACAGGCTTGTCAGGCGCCATGCCATTTCTTCCCCCTAGGATCACTGCCCCAGGAGTGTGAGAAAGAGTTGGCCTCTTTGTGCCACAGCCTCCTCCACCAATCGCTTCTCTGGAGCTGGGACCAAGGTGAGAAGGAAGGGCTAATGGGGGAGACCTAAGGCCCCGGCTGGCTGTCCATCCCCTATCACACCATGCCCCATCATCCTCAGGCTTCTGCCAGGCCTTGGGATCTGTGCACAGAGATCAGAACAGCCTCCCCTCTCCCCGGGATGGTAGCTCCTGCTCTGGAACAACTGCACTTCTGCAACAGCTCTTGCCCCCTCTCTTGGATGCCCTCCAGGAACCCAGGTCAGCGCTGACCCTCCCGTGGCCTCCAGGTGAGATGAGGGGCTGGGCtgtggagacagaggagctgagAATGTTCTACTTTCTCTTTTACTCCATCCTAGAGCCAGTCTCCTTCTACCGATGCTCCATGACCCCTCAAATACTTTCTCTTCCACTCTCCTCAGGTCCTGCACCCCTGGCCCTGGGGCTCTGTACTCTCCAGACCACCCTGCTCTGGTTCTTGGGAAGAGCTCAGCAGCATCTGGCAGCATGGGCCCCTGGCtctttcttgttcctgatccAGAAGGATTTGCCTGTGAGTGACTGGGGAGTTGGGAAGGGAGCAATGTGGGCTGTGTTCACACCTTACTCTCTGTTTCTGCCCAAAGCCTCTACTGCACGAGGTACAAGCTTTGTCTGACCTAGCCTCCAAGGACAACTTGGCCCTGGAGGTGGAGCAGCGGCTGGCCCTGCAGATCCAGGAGCTGACTGCCCAGATCCAGGTGAGAGAGGGGGCTTGGCAGTTTAAGACCCTGTCCTGTGCCCATCTAGGTGGGAGGGGTTGGGACCTTCTCAGGGCCTGGGGATTTCCTTAGAGTCTCTGCTAAATTTcttttctccaccccacccccagtatttacttcattattgttattttctgaCAGTTTTTTGGGCATATAATTCACGTCACACAACTCAGTAGTTCAGTCCTATTACGATCAACTCTAGGACAGTTTCTTCTTTCGtgtttcattgttattagctccccattccccatcCGTCTCCTCTGCCACACCCCAAGAGACCATTAGTGCCGTTACTGTCTCCATACCTCTGCCTATCCTGGCTTTCATAAACAGAAAAGCATCCCCAGAACAgtctaacaacagtaacaacgtTAAACCAAGAAGgatctcaatagaaaataaagcagaacttACTTAAAACTAGCACAAgtttaaaatgggtgaaaaggGAGAGCCAATGATAAGGTGTAAAATTTGAACCTAACTGCTTCTGTAATCATCCACTGTCCAATGCCCTCTGCATGACAGCCAGGCTAcccacatccctggtctgtggtcagaggggattcaccgtaACCCACATGGTATTCAGATTCCCTGtatacttgtttgtttttcttgctcaTGGTTTGGTCTCTCTCACTACCTTATTTTAGACCTCAGACCTAGACAAAACTAGAGAGGAGTAAAATGGACCCTGTGTTCCCACCAGTGAGGTTTTCACAATCATGTTCAACGTCGTCTTATCTGTACTTCTCTGCATCTCTAATCATGTCAGGCTGTCATTCTGGTATCCGCCAGTGGTGATCATTGTCTAGATGCATTATTTCATTAAGAGTGGTAAGGTGATGTTCTAATCCTCTCACTCCCGCTTCAGTTACCGGCTGGATTGCTCCTCAAAAGATGCACTTCCCTTATTCATTATTTAGGATCTTTTGTCTAGAGCAGGCAAGGTACATGAGGGGATCCTTCCTTATTACTTTCAACATTtctcctctttaaaaaaattgtatgtTCATAACTAAAAGTGAAGTTTAGTTTACAAGGCTTCTCTTCTCATGAAAAACCAGCACTTTCATTGCCTCCCACTCCACCTCTATGTCCTGTCCCTCAGTGGTTGCTGCTTCTATTTTCTTCTGTATTTATGAGTAAAGTTATTACGCTGCTATCTTTaagtcccctccttcctcccactatctaTTTCTACTATGGAAAGTATCCCAGTGTTTGCTGTTTTGTTCCTAATTTTTACTTCTTTTCCCTAAAGACGGCATGATTTTAGTGTCTAACCCATAGTCCTTTGCTCCTTTTGTGTCCCCACTAACCCACAGTGCCTTGCTGCTGTGGATGCCCAGTTTAGCTTTCTTTGCATCCAGTGTTGGCTGGGAGACTTCCCCCATCACTGATTGTTCCCGCTTGAAACTCAACATGAGTACAGAGTGATGGTCGTAGAAGCTCTAAGGTGGGAAAGCCCCGGTGACCCCAGGGTACAGCAGCTCTGTACATTCTATGTGGCTTGATCAGGTGGTCGGGTGATTCAGAGCAGCAGAGTTGTGAGAGTATGCAGTTGACAGCCCCTTGGGGGAACAGTGCGGACCTGATCTGACAGCACAGGCTCTCTCTTGGAGTGGGGAGTGCCGTGTTGGGGAGCTGAAGGGGGCAACTGAGCTGAGTGGCATCAAATTGTGGGGGGTCTTGCACATTAGCCCACAGAATTGGGGCTCTatctcatgagggatggggaagcatCCTAAGAGCAGACAAggaacactgaggatgatgatagGCATCTGACAGTGGCCTCCCCTTTGTGGAGGTTAATGAGAAGCTTGGTGTCCATCCATCCCCAGACCATGCAGACCTCTTCCTTGTCGTGTGCATGTGGAACACTGGGGGCCAGAGGGTGGTGTCTCTCTTTATCCTATTAATGTTCCTATAGACTAAAATTCACCCCATAGATCTTCCATCTTCTGAACCCAGCTGGGGGACACGGGGCAATTGTTCATGGTCTCTTCTGGGTCCATCTCAATGGAAGCCATGGTGCCCCTGCTCAGAAAGTTCCCAGGACCACACCACAAGGCCTTGGGGTGTGGGGTTTCGTGGACTCCAGCTTAAACGTCTGAGCTTTAGAAAGGCATCCTAACGAGGCAAGCCCCTCGCCAACAGGCCCCTTTGACTTGCTCCCCCTCCCACAGCTCCTGCCTGAAGAGTCACTGAGTCTCTTTTCTCAAGAATGCCGTAAGCAAGCCACACAGGGCTTTGAGCTGCACATGCCAAGGGGTCGGCACTGGTGCCTTCGTCTCTGTCCTGGTAACTTCTGCCACCATCCCCTTCCAGGGACCCAAGGGGGTAATAGTGGCCCATCCCTTCAAAATGCTGGCTTTACCCCCACCTGCAGCAGGCCCCCTCCCACCACGGTCCTTTCTCTACTCTCACTTCAGAGCTGCCTAACGTTCCGA harbors:
- the CCDC142 gene encoding coiled-coil domain-containing protein 142 isoform X2; its protein translation is MAQTSRSSGLLPPLASVSPLWVQSGGAGEEPWEGRRADALPGADRGWRGPPVAWSASRLEPWSGGAAAGARWCAGPPPELEAGAPAWTREPATGRPIPPELQRLRAVLLRLQREREQLLRARDYARHLQAAVRLLGTLSPGTAPPGPGPLLQLCRDLLPHPPRGAGPRTRRLEPLLLTRLVGLATQRLDATVEMQLRALGRAPSGPALSSQLAELLLVLPTYHQLLGRAVSRVPGAARPFPRTRVLRLLAGERGCQVAGRLAVASSLRDQLRRQCQEERELLPGLLGLLGGVAGSCSSGLGLGEAGALWSQYWTLLWAACAQSLGLKLGPWKDPRTAAQQLGQALGQGSLPQECEKELASLCHSLLHQSLLWSWDQGFCQALGSVHRDQNSLPSPRDGSSCSGTTALLQQLLPPLLDALQEPRSALTLPWPPGPAPLALGLCTLQTTLLWFLGRAQQHLAAWAPGSFLFLIQKDLPPLLHEVQALSDLASKDNLALEVEQRLALQIQELTAQIQLLPEESLSLFSQECRKQATQGFELHMPRGRHWCLRLCPELPNVPSDYAGLVVRTVLQPVLQGLQGLPPTAQVSALSQVLTAILGAWLDHILNHRIRFSLQGALQLRQDFGVVREVLEEERWGLAPDLRQTLFMLSIFQQLDGALLCLLQQPLPRTRAHRRPLCCCACDEVQTTDLPSSSLNSLESLDPPLQPGAAPAQTAQLLSTLLQGGGPSPEAYLVGNQQAWLALRQHQHQHPRWHLPFLSCLEASPEP
- the CCDC142 gene encoding coiled-coil domain-containing protein 142 isoform X1 yields the protein MAQTSRSSGLLPPLASVSPLWVQSGGAGEEPWEGRRADALPGADRGWRGPPVAWSASRLEPWSGGAAAGARWCAGPPPELEAGAPAWTREPATGRPIPPELQRLRAVLLRLQREREQLLRARDYARHLQAAVRLLGTLSPGTAPPGPGPLLQLCRDLLPHPPRGAGPRTRRLEPLLLTRLVGLATQRLDATVEMQLRALGRAPSGPALSSQLAELLLVLPTYHQLLGRAVSRVPGAARPFPRTRVLRLLAGERGCQVAGRLAVASSLRDQLRRQCQEERELLPGLLGLLGGVAGSCSSGLGLGEAGALWSQYWTLLWAACAQSLGLKLGPWKDPRTAAQQLGQALGQGSLPQECEKELASLCHSLLHQSLLWSWDQGFCQALGSVHRDQNSLPSPRDGSSCSGTTALLQQLLPPLLDALQEPRSALTLPWPPGPAPLALGLCTLQTTLLWFLGRAQQHLAAWAPGSFLFLIQKDLPPLLHEVQALSDLASKDNLALEVEQRLALQIQELTAQIQLLPEESLSLFSQECRKQATQGFELHMPRGRHWCLRLCPELPNVPSDYAGLVVRTVLQPVLQGLQGLPPTAQVSALSQVLTAILGAWLDHILNHRIRFSLQGALQLRQDFGVVREVLEEERWGLAPDLRQTLFMLSIFQQLDGALLCLLQQPLPRTRAHRRPLCCCESPPPQTLGSWPSTPYLTLHSPPSPLASLQHLLTNHLLPTWVSPGACDEVQTTDLPSSSLNSLESLDPPLQPGAAPAQTAQLLSTLLQGGGPSPEAYLVGNQQAWLALRQHQHQHPRWHLPFLSCLEASPEP